The following are from one region of the Dreissena polymorpha isolate Duluth1 chromosome 2, UMN_Dpol_1.0, whole genome shotgun sequence genome:
- the LOC127869043 gene encoding uncharacterized protein LOC127869043, with translation MATISQSTMETCSDSIIDFCCSPCLEHKIDQWAELYCDTCQKFYCAVCVTLHGQLFGKHVTYGRGDTSKWPASKEVQDFLLKCDLHEDKHLEMYCNDHSQLCCINCAFLNHRLCTKVTLISESARRPLPDLQQLSKKIQTILKEVKKLENHWNTNMLTLQASYDKLLDEIRDTRQTINIILDKMEKNTIQQLDDKMTSLKASIKTDLDNCIKLKNELKQLSGAINDIIDKGKAELTFIASKKCLEQVKHSETYLKDNSVQVESSLTFQADSDVQQYLSKLSGLGRTVLSTKKILVCGNPDQTLTIQGKSEYDVSLPSDTEKIFTISAICVLSDDEILVADNYNKQVKLLNHQYQVVGHCDLTDSSRDMCKITPSEVAVTVYQNEPKGEVQFVSVNGGQLVKGRKLQFQHRCYGIAHNLQDLYLTSGTALYKYSMKGALLNKVYEDTSDRYTVWKSALSPLGDKIFVTNRSHHKVLTLATDGTVLHTFTNPDLQEPTGIHVTDLGQVLVCGASSKTIIQLDGEGKKKLATLASKRDGLAYPMSVYFNRSTASIIVGQRYTDNILVFKVK, from the exons ATGGCTACAATTTCTCAATCAACAATGGAAACATGCTCTGATTCTATTATAGACTTTTGTTGTTCGCCGTGTCTTGAGCACAAAATTGACCAGTGGGCGGAGTTGTACTGTGATACCTGTCAGAAATTTTATTGTGCAGTATGTGTCACTCTTCATGGTCAGTTATTTGGGAAACATGTAACGTATGGCAGGGGAGACACAAGTAAGTGGCCAGCGTCCAAGGAAGTGCAGGATTTCCTTCTGAAGTGTGACCTTCATGAAGACAAACAtttagaaatgtactgcaatgaccacagtcagctgtgctgcattaATTGTGCTTTCCTCAATCACAG ACTGTGTACTAAAGTAACACTTATATCTGAGTCAGCCAGAAGACCTCTGCCAGACTTGCAGCAACTATCAAAAAAGATCCAAACTATACTCAAAGAAGTCAAGAAACTTGAGAACCATTGGAACACCAACATGTTGACTTTGCAAGCTTCATATGACAAACTATTAGATGAAATACGTGACACTCGCCAgacaataaatatcattttagacaagatggaaaaaaacactatacaacaGCTAGATGATAAGATGACCAGTCTTAAAGCTTCTATTAAGACTGATTTAGACAACTGCATCAAGCTTAAAAATGAACTAAAACAACTCAGTGGCGCAATAAATGACATTATTGATAAGGGCAAAGCAGAACTCACATTTATTGCAAGTAAGAAATGTCTGGAACAAGTAAAGCATTCTGAAACTTATCTGAAGGACAACTCTGTTCAGGTAGAAAGTTCACTGACATTCCAGGCGGACAGTGATGTTCAACAGTACTTGTCTAAACTGTCAGGTCTGGGGAGGACTGTACTCAGTACCAAGAAAATATTAGTGTGCGGTAACCCAGACCAGACACTCACTATACAAGGAAAGTCAGAGTATGATGTGAGCCTACCAAGTGATACAGAGAAGATCTTCACTATCAGTGCCATCTGTGTTCTCTCTGATGATGAGATCCTTGTTGCAGATAATTACAATAAACAAGTTAAGCTACTCAATCATCAATACCAGGTGGTGGGACATTGTGATTTAACTGATTCGTCACGGGACATGTGTAAAATCACACCAAGTGAAGTAGCTGTTACTGTGTATCAGAATGAGCCTAAAGGTGAGGTCCAGTTTGTCTCTGTGAATGGTGGGCAGCTGGTTAAGGGCAGGAAGTTGCAGTTTCAACATAGATGTTATGGTATTGCTCATAATCTGCAAGACCTGTATCTCACTTCTGGCACTGCACTTTACAAGTATTCAATGAAAGGAGCCCTGTTGAATAAAGTGTATGAAGATACATCAGACCGTTACACAG TTTGGAAGAGTGCATTGAGTCCTTTAGGTGACAAGATATTTGTCACCAACCGTTCCCATCACAAGGTCCTCACCCTGGCCACAGATGGCACAGTTCTCCACACCTTCACCAACCCAGACCTGCAAGAACCAACTGGTATCCATGTTACTGATCTGGGACAGGTTCTGGTCTGTGGAGCATCATCCAAGACTATCATTCAGTTGGATGGTGAAGGCAAGAAGAAGCTGGCAACTCTTGCTTCCAAGAGGGATGGACTAGCTTACCCAATGTCAGTCTACTTCAATAGGAGCAcagcatccatcattgtgggtCAAAGGTATACGGACAACATCCTAGtgtttaaagtaaaatag